The Brassica napus cultivar Da-Ae chromosome C7, Da-Ae, whole genome shotgun sequence genomic interval GGCCcaagaaaaattaatattgaattaatatataagttaCCCGATATTCGATAAGCAAAATGCTCTCgtagctcagttggttagagcACCCGTTTAGTAAGCGGGAGGTCTTGAGTTCAACTCTCAACGAAAGCATTTGTCGTTTTATTACTTTACCTTTTTGACCAGACAAAAATATCTAGAAAGGTATAGGCATATTTGCTGGGACCGACTTTCACCTCGAAAACCGAAATGATGAAATCTTCGTTGTTGATTGCGGAGAGACTTTTAACTCTTCCAAGTCTTCAATCCCAATTCACCGTTTCACGCGCTCCATCatgttagaattttttttgtttccttagtATATAAGTAGTCAACATACAAACACCCTTTAATGATTTCAAACTTAGGTAGCTTTTCTTATTCAGTTGAGACACAACATTATAATTAGATATTTATACCAAGAAAAGTGTTAGTATATATAGTATTAGTTATCAATTTTACTTTAGCTTTATAGTAGGTTTTAGCTTGATAAACAAACCATATGATATGAAATGTCCCCTTCTTTTAAAAAGCTTACAACTTTTACAGTTGAAAaagttatgtttttatatatgggggtatatatgtgattatgtgaataataattttgttgatGATACCCACTGTCACAATGGACCATGTGATTAACTTTCAAGTTTTCATCTCACAAAGAAGTGATTTTCAAGTTTTCATCTCACAAAGAAGTGATTTTCAATCATGTGATCACCATCAGCATGCCATTAGTTTAGAAGATAGATAGATGTGTTTTACAATGGCTCGGCCATGTCTATAGAcgtatatttttaattcaaacACAAATGAATGGGCTAGACCACTTTTTATAATGTAATTTGTTTGTATGACCAGAAATATGAAATGGTTAGTTGGATGTTGATATAGTCATGGGAAACTTATTGAAACATTGTTTCCATTTATTGACGACAAAATTAGGTCCATCCTGGAATGTGTGTATTTGCAGTCCCTCTTACATCTCTTTGATTGCTCATGCGAGGTAGATGAATTTGTTTAAACAGTTCACGAGTTATTACAATTTCTAACACCAACTTTCACACCATCGTTGTAGAGGGTAGATAGCATACTGTACTACAAACATTGAGCTCACCAACTTCATTTTCACAATAAGAATGTGTTCAGTCCATTCGCTAACTACTCATATTACCGTTAACTAATTAGTTGTGTACTGTTCTAACTTTTCATTCagttgtttgattggcaaaggCAACTATACTTCATAGTCAATCTCATAAACTTGTAAGTAAAGATATACTTTACATTTGTGATTAGTCCactacataatatataaaatctagTGAGTAGTACCAGTGACTATTGTGTGTGTAGTAGATATGCAAAGCCTATGGAGCTTTAGATCCTGTAGAATCTACAGTCGAATAAACCCAATCAAAGAAGTGGGGCTTCACTAcccatttcttttatttttatttaattttaagtggGAACTCAGATAAACGTCAAAGCGTACACATACGTGTACCTCCACAGTTATGCCACTTTGCACAAATCAATCATCTTTGTCTTTCCCATGTCTTAATCAATCATCTTTTATCATAATGTCTGCATATTTATAGATCTGTGGTCTTTAATCGTTGTAGTACAATGATAACGATGAGTTTTGGACATCATTGATATTTCTATGtgtgttaacaaaaaaaagataagataaAAGTCTCATtcaggaaaaaaagaaacacaaaacattaaaataaaataaagccCACTAACTTATAATAGTTCTGCAGTTATTGCTACACCTCATATGGGTACACGATCATGACCGCATGATCATCCAAAAACCCGACCCGGATTTTTTTTACAACACGTCTAATTGGGTCACCACAACGGGGCTCCGAACCACGTGTTTCCCACCATCAAACCACGTGACAGACCCGAACGCAGCACCCGTTTCTCCCAACACCACGTTCCTCGTATCCACCGTCACCGTTACCGCATAGCTCCGTCTCTTAACGGCCGAACTAAACACTAGCCTCGGCGGCTTCACCGTTATCGTCACTCCTCTCGGCGACTCTATCCTCGCCCGGTAAACCGCCTCGGGCTGCCCCACATTCGTCGCCGTCCTTATAACAGTCTTGCTCAACGTCCCTCTTCTCGAAGTGGGAAACATCGCCGTGATCGACGGGTAATTCAGATTCCCAGGCGACGGTTTTCTCTTCGTCGGACATCTCACCGGCGTTCTCGTGATCACTTGAATCGTCTTTGGCCCGTAACCGATTGAGCAGAGAAAGGTAATGTAATCATCGTTGGTTATATCGTAGACCAGACCAGGATCCATAGCCCGGCCCAAATTGAGATGACCCGACCCGAAATCATAAGGCGTACCCGACTTCCCGGTGGATTCATCAATCAACGAGCGGTTAGAGTTATCGACGAGATTAGTCGTCGTCATCATCGCGGATCTTATCGCGGCGGGGCTCCAGTTAGGATGGGCGGATTTAAGCAGCGCCGCCGCTCCACTGACGTGAGGACACGCCATCGATGTACCGGAGAGGATGTTGAACTCCGTTTTGCGAGGATCAGACGCCAAACCGGTAGGCCCCACAGCGTCTGTCCAAGCGGCGAGGATGTTAACTCCCGGAGCGATCAAATCCGGTTTTAAAATCTCCGGGTTTAACCCGTTTGGTCCTCTCCCTGAGAAAGAAGCAATAACCGGAGCCGGTTTGATTCCGGTTATCGTCCCTCTGAAATCGATCGAAGCAACCGGATTCGGATGGGAAGAAGCGTAGGCTTTGATTCGATCTCCTTCGTTTGATCCAACGGCGCACGCGGGGATAAGATGAGCATCACCGACCAAACCTTCACCGTTAGATGCGCCGTTAGCGAGAATCATCCCGACGCCGCCTGCTTTCTTCACCACTAGTCCTTTCGCCACACGAGGACTGCTTCCTCTATCACAAATTACGATTTTACCCCTCACATGCTTCGGATCGAGCGAATTCTCCATGCACAGAGACGCCGAAGACATCCCGGCGTTCCCGGGATAAATCACCGGGAACATCCTGCCTTTGAGAGGAACTCCGGCGTAAAGAGACACGCCTCCGAGACGGTGCCCGTCGCCGAGAATCGCATCCGCTGGGAAATTCCGATCGATCGTTCCCGCCCCGACGGTGGTTACCCACGGCGCGAGGTTCGTAACCGACATGCCGTTAGGCCCTTCGTTTCCGGCGGAGGAAGAGACGAATATCCCTTTCGACGCGGCGCCGTAGGAGCCAATCGCGATGGGGTCGAGATAATACGGCGAGGTTATCCCGTCTCCGCCGCCGATCGATATCGAAATGACGTCGACGCCGTCGACAACCGCGGCGTCGAAAGCCGCGAGGATATCGGAGTCAAGGCATCCGGAATCTTTCCAGCAGACTTTGTACGCGGCGATGCGAGCTTTGGGAGCGATGCCTTTAGCGATCCCAGAGGCGTATCCGGACATGCTGGCTTTGAAGGCGTGACGCCCAGCGGCGGTTGAGGCGGTGTGGGTCCCGTGACCGTCTGCGTCACGTGGAGAAAGAAACTCAACCGTTTTGTTGATTCCTCCAATCACTGCTGCTTGCTGTCCCTTGGCGAAGAATCTCGCTCCGACGATTTTGCGGTTACAGTTCTTCGGGCCAAACCTGGCTCCAGACTGGCAAACGCCTCTCCACCGCTTGGGGACGGGGCCGAGGTTGAGATCTGAGAAGCTCCTCCGCTCCGGCCATATTCCGGTGTCTAAAACGCCGATGATTACGTCTGAGCCGTAGTCGGAGTCGGACCAGAGTCCTTTTTGATTCTCTAGACCGAGGAACTGAGGAGAGCGCGTGGTGTGAAGCTCACGACGGCGGTCCTCGAAAACAGCGAGAACCGCCGGGTGATTGCGGAGGTTATCGGCTTCGTCGGGAGTTACCACCGCGGAGAAGCCGTGGAAGACGGTGTGGTACACGTGGAGGATGCTGGATTCTTGGGCGAACTCGGAGCTGTACCAGTGGTAGTGCGTCGGGAAAATTGACGGCATAGATCCACCATCGACGCGGAAAATGAAAGTCTTCGCGGCCTGAGAGGCGTCGGCGGCGGAGGAAATGAGCGGAGATGagataaagaagaagaggagagcgAGAACAGAGGAAGCCATGGGGGAAGTGGAGAGAGTGAAGTGAGTGGGGTTTTACCGACATTGGTGCTTGTCTGATCAATATAAAGGAAAAAAGTAATAATctactttctttttatttaattaataaaatctaattACTTTATTAATCACTCTGGATAATCATCCTGCAAAAATATTCCTAGTACCATGTCGCTTGTATGATTCTTGGACAAATAATAATAGGATTAATAAATCACAAAATACAATTTTAGTTAGTTTCTTCTCTTTTGACCACAACACAGTTCTTCAAAACAGGTATGTAATAagtcagcaaaaaaaaaaacaggtatGTAATTGGAAAGTATGTTATTCACTTATTTGATTTGATGGAGAACTAATCTTTTTGGTTTAATCCCTTAATTACTTACCTTGCATAATTAATGAGATGGGTGGGACACTGCGCAGTGGGCACACAGTGCTGCCTAAAACGACAGTGTTTTGCTGAGATACTGCGAAAGTGTCAAAGTGAGTCATACCATAGTAGGACTCGGTgtatatttctcttttatttaatCTTTGTGGACATTGGAACTGCGGAAGTTACCTTTTCTTGTTTTTGCTCTTTTCTCCAGAAATGAGGTGATCACATGCATGTGAGATTATCTTAATAATAATACACGATCCACTTCTAACGGTCgattttttcattaaactcaTCACACTCTGTGCTAATGCTAACAGGTCGCAAAGCTGTTGATTTCATCACC includes:
- the LOC111208186 gene encoding subtilisin-like protease SBT1.6 gives rise to the protein MASSVLALLFFFISSPLISSAADASQAAKTFIFRVDGGSMPSIFPTHYHWYSSEFAQESSILHVYHTVFHGFSAVVTPDEADNLRNHPAVLAVFEDRRRELHTTRSPQFLGLENQKGLWSDSDYGSDVIIGVLDTGIWPERRSFSDLNLGPVPKRWRGVCQSGARFGPKNCNRKIVGARFFAKGQQAAVIGGINKTVEFLSPRDADGHGTHTASTAAGRHAFKASMSGYASGIAKGIAPKARIAAYKVCWKDSGCLDSDILAAFDAAVVDGVDVISISIGGGDGITSPYYLDPIAIGSYGAASKGIFVSSSAGNEGPNGMSVTNLAPWVTTVGAGTIDRNFPADAILGDGHRLGGVSLYAGVPLKGRMFPVIYPGNAGMSSASLCMENSLDPKHVRGKIVICDRGSSPRVAKGLVVKKAGGVGMILANGASNGEGLVGDAHLIPACAVGSNEGDRIKAYASSHPNPVASIDFRGTITGIKPAPVIASFSGRGPNGLNPEILKPDLIAPGVNILAAWTDAVGPTGLASDPRKTEFNILSGTSMACPHVSGAAALLKSAHPNWSPAAIRSAMMTTTNLVDNSNRSLIDESTGKSGTPYDFGSGHLNLGRAMDPGLVYDITNDDYITFLCSIGYGPKTIQVITRTPVRCPTKRKPSPGNLNYPSITAMFPTSRRGTLSKTVIRTATNVGQPEAVYRARIESPRGVTITVKPPRLVFSSAVKRRSYAVTVTVDTRNVVLGETGAAFGSVTWFDGGKHVVRSPVVVTQLDVL